One Microvirga lotononidis genomic window carries:
- a CDS encoding Crp/Fnr family transcriptional regulator, which produces MLTSSFIRKLEQYDRLSEAERQVLESAVVRQRTVGRGEDMIREGDRPTESTVLIEGFAGRYNVLRNGKRQITALHVPGDFTDLHSFLLKTMDHSVLAITPCTIGMVPHETLHDIFENHPHLARLLAVSLAVDAAIHRHWMVAVGRRSALEHAAHLLCALFVRLQVVGLTEGYRFRLPLTQAELGDTLGLSAVHVNRVVQDLRKENLITWRGEMVTIEDWPRLQQLADFDPTFLSLQNEPR; this is translated from the coding sequence ATCCTGACTTCTTCCTTCATCCGCAAACTGGAGCAGTACGACCGCCTCTCAGAGGCCGAACGACAGGTTCTGGAGAGCGCTGTTGTCCGGCAGAGAACCGTGGGCAGGGGCGAGGACATGATCCGGGAGGGCGACCGTCCAACCGAGAGTACGGTGCTCATCGAGGGCTTTGCTGGGCGCTACAATGTCCTCAGAAATGGAAAGCGCCAGATCACCGCCCTGCACGTCCCCGGCGATTTCACCGACCTTCATAGCTTTCTGCTGAAGACCATGGACCATTCTGTCCTGGCGATCACCCCGTGTACGATCGGCATGGTGCCTCACGAGACGCTGCACGACATCTTCGAGAACCACCCTCATCTCGCCCGTCTGCTTGCCGTGAGCCTTGCCGTGGATGCCGCCATTCACCGCCATTGGATGGTGGCCGTAGGGCGGCGCTCGGCGCTTGAGCATGCCGCTCACCTGCTCTGCGCGCTGTTTGTCCGCCTTCAGGTCGTGGGGCTTACCGAAGGCTACAGGTTCCGGCTTCCCCTCACCCAGGCAGAGCTGGGGGACACGCTGGGGCTCTCCGCCGTTCACGTGAACCGGGTTGTCCAGGACCTGCGGAAGGAAAACCTGATCACCTGGCGAGGTGAGATGGTCACTATCGAGGACTGGCCACGCCTCCAGCAACTCGCCGATTTCGATCCGACCTTCCTAAGTCTGCAAAACGAGCCGCGATAA
- a CDS encoding helix-turn-helix domain-containing protein, giving the protein MLQLDLIRVTCSAAKVASRYAVSRRTLSRHLTAEGTSFRQLSNEVRCEIACMLLANSDFPVSQIAGILNYAETSAFTRAFHRWTGQSPSAWRRTHQGRTG; this is encoded by the coding sequence ATGCTCCAGCTTGATCTGATCCGGGTCACCTGTTCGGCGGCCAAAGTCGCCAGCCGCTATGCGGTGTCACGCCGGACGCTGTCCCGGCACCTAACAGCCGAAGGCACTTCGTTCCGACAGTTGAGCAACGAGGTCCGCTGCGAGATTGCCTGTATGCTGCTCGCCAACTCGGACTTCCCAGTCAGCCAAATCGCCGGGATCCTGAACTATGCCGAAACCAGCGCGTTCACCCGCGCCTTTCACAGATGGACAGGCCAGAGCCCATCAGCTTGGCGCCGGACCCATCAAGGGCGTACGGGCTAA
- a CDS encoding DUF6894 family protein, producing MPVSARYFFHLVSDYEVIPDEEGIDLFQEEGALIPLIRALDELIKEGLALDPWQDWWLEVMDGLGRTVARIPLSASNQGQGIFSLH from the coding sequence ATGCCTGTATCAGCCAGATACTTCTTCCATCTTGTCTCAGATTATGAGGTCATTCCGGACGAGGAGGGGATCGACCTCTTCCAAGAGGAGGGCGCCCTAATCCCCCTTATCAGGGCGTTGGATGAACTCATCAAAGAGGGCCTTGCACTAGACCCGTGGCAGGACTGGTGGCTTGAGGTTATGGATGGGCTTGGCAGAACAGTGGCGCGCATCCCGCTCTCTGCTTCCAATCAGGGGCAGGGTATCTTTTCGCTGCACTGA